One window from the genome of Toxotes jaculatrix isolate fToxJac2 chromosome 17, fToxJac2.pri, whole genome shotgun sequence encodes:
- the si:dkey-21a6.5 gene encoding tumor necrosis factor receptor superfamily member 9: protein MECRGLMLAIAAACFIGLVVSQTTLSPAVINTTLIENVTSLTLTPVILSSTTPGCFAFNTSTCEPCAPGSQYDNNTLLCTCCSDPGLCLFPGACLACAKGFYQPLAGQQQCLPCNQGFYTNFTGSPLCSSCPPGSFNNNTGGDSCTSCSPGFFSSRQSSTLCSPCAQGSFCNSSGCTECHMCPGGTESLQAAAKDCTPCRPGMHKAPHQTMCQICSSGFYQIHWGQESCNVCPENHYCPSPDVNPILCPNDAFCPEGSLAPGYCMETFFRKAGDTCELAPVTIALLVIGGGVALLFIILMVLRRRRDTDGELTVARTPLLRKERPQGRYYGIPCDAEPVYAGW, encoded by the exons ATGGAGTGTCGGGGACTAATGCTTGCGATAGCCGCCGCTTGTTTCATAG GCCTGGTGGTGAGCCAGACCACACTTAGTCCTGCTGTGATTAACACCACTCTCATCGAGAATGTGACCAGTCTGACTCTAACTCCCGTGATCCTCAGCAGCACGACCCCGGGCTGCTTTGCCTTCAACACTTCAACTTGTGAGCCTTGTGCCCCGGGATCGCAGTACGATAACA ACACCCTGCTGTGTACATGCTGTTCTGACCCTGGGCTGTGTCTATTTCCTGGAGCTTGCCTGGCGTGTGCCAAAGGTTTCTATCAGCCACTTGctggacagcagcagtgtttgccCTGCAACCAGGGCTTCTACACAAA TTTCACTGGAAGTCCACTATGTAGCTCCTGTCCTCCTGGATCCTTCAACAATAATACTGGTGGAGACAGTTGCACAAGTTGTTCACCAG GTTTCTTTTCATCACGGCAGAGTTCTACTTTATGCTCTCCATGTGCACAAGGAAGTTTTTGCAA TTCCTCTGGTTGTACAGAGTGCCATATGTGTCCTGGAGGAACAGAGTCTCTACAGGCCGCTGCCAAAGACTGCACACCATGTCGGCCAG GCATGCACAAGGCTCCCCATCAGACTATGTGTCAAATCTGCAGCAGTGGTTTCTACCAGATCCACTGGGGCCAGGAAAGCTGCAATGTCTGCCCAGAGAATCACTACTGCCCT AGTCCAGATGTGAACCCCATTCTGTGTCCAAATGACGCCTTTTGTCCAGAGGGCAGCTTGGCTCCAGGCTACTGCATGGAGACCTTCTTCCGCAAAGCAGGGGACACTTGTGAATTGGCTCCTGTCACTATTGCTCTATTAGTTattggaggtggag TGGCTTTACTCTTCATAATTTTAATGGTTCTGCGTCGAAGAAGAGACACCGATGGAGAGCTGACTGTAGCCCGAACTCCATTATTACGCAAAGAGCGACCTCAGGGTCGATACTATGGGATCCCCTGTGACGCAGAACCTGTATATGCTGGCTGGTGA
- the mrpl35 gene encoding 39S ribosomal protein L35, mitochondrial, which produces MAAVMARRVSGLLRPLSASLSARTPRLCQLSTLIQPPPLYSSAAAAVRAPLRAAMCQTPRYNILQRVTALLPSLTPQPSRSLTYYSVKKGKRKSVKSVTERFMRLHCGLWIRRKAGHKKKLWKKKPARRKRLREFVFCNKTQSKLLDKMTTSFWKRRNWYLNDPYLRYHDRVNLKV; this is translated from the exons ATGGCGGCCGTCATGGCGAGGAGGGTGTCCG GGCTGCTGAGGCCGCTGTCTGCGTCTCTGAGTGCCAGGACCCCACGGCTCTGTCAGCTCTCCACCCTCATCCAGCCTCCGCCTCTCTACAGTTCCGCTGCAGCCGCTGTCCGCGCTCCTCTGCGAGCTGCTATGTGTCAGACACCCCGGTACAACATCCTGCAACG GGTCACAGCTCTTCTTCCCAGTCTGACTCCACAGCCAAGCAGAAGCCTGACGTACTACAGTGTGaagaagggaaagaggaagTCTGTAAAATCTGTCACAGAAAGATTCATGAGGCTGCACTGTGGACTGTGGATCAGACGCAAG GCTGGACACAAGAAGAAACTGTGGAAGAAGAAACCTGCCAGACGAAAGCGCCTGAGGGAGTTTGTATTCTGTAACAAAACACAGTCCAAGCTTTTGGATAAAATGACAACTTCTTTCTGGAAGAGGAGGAACTGGTATCTCAATGATCCATACCTGAGGTACCATGACCGGGTCAACCTCAAAGTTTAA
- the reep1 gene encoding receptor expression-enhancing protein 1 isoform X2, protein MVSWIISRLVVLVFGTLYPAYSSYKAVKSKDVKEYVKWMMYWIIFALFTSVEVFSDMFLCWLPFYYELKIAFVVWLLSPYTKGSSVLYRKFVHPTLSSKEKDIDDYICQAKDKSYDTLVHFGRKGLNVAATAAVMAATKGQGVLSDRLRSFSMQDLSSYQSDPTDTGLGTTQPAAAQHRTRTMMRSKSESYNKEQDFDMTEYEVLRLDQWDSKESLSQAISPSESESTPITPSLTPQSSPPSTPSPPPTPPVPEQPEEVDKGVQAALNSPQLRLIKRKAPEPPLRVLRPLTRSRSALSSNNEAM, encoded by the exons ATGGTCTCCTGGATCATCTCTAGACTTGTGGt acTTGTGTTTGGTACACTATATCCTGCATATTCATCTTATAAAGCTGTGAAATCAAAAGATGTGAAAGAATAT GTGAAATGGATGATGTACTGGATAATATTTGCCCTATTCACGTCTGTGGAAGTATTTTCAGATATGTTTCTTTGTTG GCTTCCTTTCTACTATGAACTGAAGATAGCCTTTGTGGTTTGGCTGTTATCCCCTTACACTAAAGGCTCTAGTGTGCTGTACAGGAAGTTTGTTCATCCCACACTTTCCTCAAAAGAAAAG GACATTGATGACTACATCTGCCAAGCCAAGGACAAAAGCTATGACACACTGGTGCATTTTGGGAGGAAAGGGCTGAACGTTGCAGCCACAGCTGCAGTCATGGCTGCAACAAAG GGTCAAGGAGTCCTGTCAGACAGACTGAGGAGTTTCAGCATGCAGGATCTGTCTTCCTACCAGTCTGACCCCACTGACACCGGTCTTGGCACTACGCAGCCTGCGGCAGCACAGCATCGGACCAGAACTATGATGCGCAGCAAGTCAGAGAGCTACAACAAAG AACAGGATTTTGACATGACTGAGTATGAGGTGTTGCGGCTGGACCAATGGGACTCCAAGGAGTCGCTGTCCCAGGCCATTTCACCttctgagtctgagtccacacCCATTACGCCCTCACTGACACCCCAGTCCAGCCCACCCTCCACGCCCTCTCCGCCTCCCACTCCTCCAGTACCGGAGCAGCCTGAGGAGGTGGACAAAGGGGTGCAGGCAGCGTTGAACTCTCCGCAGCTCAGACTGATTAAGAGGAAGGCTCCTGAG CCTCCTCTTAGAGTCTTAAGGCCTCTCACAAGATCCAGGAGTGCTCTTTCTTCGAACAATGAAGCCATGTGA
- the reep1 gene encoding receptor expression-enhancing protein 1 isoform X3 — MMYWIIFALFTSVEVFSDMFLCWLPFYYELKIAFVVWLLSPYTKGSSVLYRKFVHPTLSSKEKDIDDYICQAKDKSYDTLVHFGRKGLNVAATAAVMAATKGQGVLSDRLRSFSMQDLSSYQSDPTDTGLGTTQPAAAQHRTRTMMRSKSESYNKEQDFDMTEYEVLRLDQWDSKESLSQAISPSESESTPITPSLTPQSSPPSTPSPPPTPPVPEQPEEVDKGVQAALNSPQLRLIKRKAPEIHHPAAPNSGFVVESFSQAMEVRNLLLES, encoded by the exons ATGATGTACTGGATAATATTTGCCCTATTCACGTCTGTGGAAGTATTTTCAGATATGTTTCTTTGTTG GCTTCCTTTCTACTATGAACTGAAGATAGCCTTTGTGGTTTGGCTGTTATCCCCTTACACTAAAGGCTCTAGTGTGCTGTACAGGAAGTTTGTTCATCCCACACTTTCCTCAAAAGAAAAG GACATTGATGACTACATCTGCCAAGCCAAGGACAAAAGCTATGACACACTGGTGCATTTTGGGAGGAAAGGGCTGAACGTTGCAGCCACAGCTGCAGTCATGGCTGCAACAAAG GGTCAAGGAGTCCTGTCAGACAGACTGAGGAGTTTCAGCATGCAGGATCTGTCTTCCTACCAGTCTGACCCCACTGACACCGGTCTTGGCACTACGCAGCCTGCGGCAGCACAGCATCGGACCAGAACTATGATGCGCAGCAAGTCAGAGAGCTACAACAAAG AACAGGATTTTGACATGACTGAGTATGAGGTGTTGCGGCTGGACCAATGGGACTCCAAGGAGTCGCTGTCCCAGGCCATTTCACCttctgagtctgagtccacacCCATTACGCCCTCACTGACACCCCAGTCCAGCCCACCCTCCACGCCCTCTCCGCCTCCCACTCCTCCAGTACCGGAGCAGCCTGAGGAGGTGGACAAAGGGGTGCAGGCAGCGTTGAACTCTCCGCAGCTCAGACTGATTAAGAGGAAGGCTCCTGAG ATCCACCATCCTGCTGCACCGAACAG CGGGTTTGTGGTTGAGAGCTTCAGCCAGGCTATGGAAGTCAGAAA CCTCCTCTTAGAGTCTTAA
- the reep1 gene encoding receptor expression-enhancing protein 1 isoform X1, whose product MVSWIISRLVVLVFGTLYPAYSSYKAVKSKDVKEYVKWMMYWIIFALFTSVEVFSDMFLCWLPFYYELKIAFVVWLLSPYTKGSSVLYRKFVHPTLSSKEKDIDDYICQAKDKSYDTLVHFGRKGLNVAATAAVMAATKGQGVLSDRLRSFSMQDLSSYQSDPTDTGLGTTQPAAAQHRTRTMMRSKSESYNKEQDFDMTEYEVLRLDQWDSKESLSQAISPSESESTPITPSLTPQSSPPSTPSPPPTPPVPEQPEEVDKGVQAALNSPQLRLIKRKAPEIHHPAAPNSGFVVESFSQAMEVRNLLLES is encoded by the exons ATGGTCTCCTGGATCATCTCTAGACTTGTGGt acTTGTGTTTGGTACACTATATCCTGCATATTCATCTTATAAAGCTGTGAAATCAAAAGATGTGAAAGAATAT GTGAAATGGATGATGTACTGGATAATATTTGCCCTATTCACGTCTGTGGAAGTATTTTCAGATATGTTTCTTTGTTG GCTTCCTTTCTACTATGAACTGAAGATAGCCTTTGTGGTTTGGCTGTTATCCCCTTACACTAAAGGCTCTAGTGTGCTGTACAGGAAGTTTGTTCATCCCACACTTTCCTCAAAAGAAAAG GACATTGATGACTACATCTGCCAAGCCAAGGACAAAAGCTATGACACACTGGTGCATTTTGGGAGGAAAGGGCTGAACGTTGCAGCCACAGCTGCAGTCATGGCTGCAACAAAG GGTCAAGGAGTCCTGTCAGACAGACTGAGGAGTTTCAGCATGCAGGATCTGTCTTCCTACCAGTCTGACCCCACTGACACCGGTCTTGGCACTACGCAGCCTGCGGCAGCACAGCATCGGACCAGAACTATGATGCGCAGCAAGTCAGAGAGCTACAACAAAG AACAGGATTTTGACATGACTGAGTATGAGGTGTTGCGGCTGGACCAATGGGACTCCAAGGAGTCGCTGTCCCAGGCCATTTCACCttctgagtctgagtccacacCCATTACGCCCTCACTGACACCCCAGTCCAGCCCACCCTCCACGCCCTCTCCGCCTCCCACTCCTCCAGTACCGGAGCAGCCTGAGGAGGTGGACAAAGGGGTGCAGGCAGCGTTGAACTCTCCGCAGCTCAGACTGATTAAGAGGAAGGCTCCTGAG ATCCACCATCCTGCTGCACCGAACAG CGGGTTTGTGGTTGAGAGCTTCAGCCAGGCTATGGAAGTCAGAAA CCTCCTCTTAGAGTCTTAA
- the chmp3 gene encoding charged multivesicular body protein 3, whose protein sequence is MGLFGRTPEKPPKDLINEWSQKIRKEMRVIDRQIRDIQREQEKVKRSIKDAAKKGQKDVCVVLAKEMIQSKRAITKLYASKAHMNSVLLSMKNQLAVLRVAGALQRSTEVMKAMQSLVKVPEIQATMRELSKEMMKAGIIEEMLEDTFESMEDGEEMEEAAEEEVDKILFEITAGALGKAPSKVIDALPEMEPAGATAASEDESEEDIEAMQSRLAALRS, encoded by the exons ATGGGACTGTTCGGCAGAACACCGGAGAAACCACCAAAAGACCTG ATCAATGAATGGTCTCAGAAAATCAGAAAGGAAATGAGAGTGATTGACAGACAAATTCGAG ATATTCAAAGGGAacaagaaaaagtgaaaagatCCATCAAAGATGCTGCCAAAAAGGGCCAGAAGGACGTGTGTGTGGTGCTCGCAAAGGAGATGATTCAGTCAAAACGAGCCATCACAAAGCTTTATGCTTCCAAAGCCCACATGAACTCTGTGCTACTCAGCATGAAGAATCAGCTTG CTGTACTGCGTGTTGCTGGGGCCCTGCAGAGGAGCACAGAGGTCATGAAAGCCATGCAGAGTCTTGTCAAAGTCCCAGAGATCCAGGCCACCATGAGGGAACTATCAAAAGAGATGATGAAG GCCGGCATCATTGAGGAAATGCTTGAGGACACATTTGAGAGcatggaggatggagaggagatggaggaagcagcagaggaggaagttgACAAGATCCTCTTTGAGATCACTGCAG GTGCCCTTGGCAAAGCGCCGAGCAAGGTCATAGATGCCCTGCCTGAAATGGAGCCTGCTGGAGCCACTGCAGCTTCAGAGGATGAATCAGAGGAGGACATTGAAGCGATGCAGTCAAGATTGGCAGCTCTGAGGAGCTAA